The Platichthys flesus chromosome 8, fPlaFle2.1, whole genome shotgun sequence genome has a window encoding:
- the LOC133958394 gene encoding dystrophin-related protein 2-like, with product MMLVHLDHQDKEQLQCTLARLENENRVLQGEYRRLKWKHEEAASVPMLTEAGEDGPGSPTAEGQQDEELLAEARVLRQHKTRLETRMQILEDHNKQLESQLHRLRELLLQPKDDSEANGSEPSTLSSPVSGGGHHGEPASRETTDTEAAGDDMEQDTVLQLQEVIEQLRNVFPSEPGTTSHI from the exons ATGATGCTGGTTCACTTGGACCACCAGGACAAGGAGCAGCTCCAGTGCACCCTGGCCCGTCTGGAGAATGAGAACAG GGTGCTGCAGGGCGAGTACAGGCGGCTCAAGTGGAAGCACGAAGAAGCAGCGTCGGTCCCCATGCTGACCGAGGCTGGGGAGGACGGCCCGGGTTCACCCACTGCAGAGGGGCAGCAGGACGAGGAGCTCCTGGCCGAGGCTCGGGTCCTCCGGCAACACAAGACGCGCCTCGAGACCCGCATGCAGATCCTGGAGGACCACAACAAACAGCTGGAGTCGCAGCTGCACCGGCTCAGGGAGCTACTGCTACAG CCCAAAGATGATTCCGAGGCCAACGGTTCAGAGCCGTCAACCCTCTCGTCCCCCGTGTCTGGAGGGGGCCACCACGGGGAGCCGGCCAGCAGAGAGACCACCGACACTGAAGCAGCAG gagaCGACATGGAGCAGGACACGGTGCTGCAGCTCCAGGAGGTCATCGAGCAGCTGAGAAACGTCTTCCCCTCGGAACCGG GCACCACCTCACACATTTAA
- the LOC133958389 gene encoding aryl-hydrocarbon-interacting protein-like 1, whose product MEETYLSNHPGVKKKILAGGKGPLPHFPPGTKLVFHFQTLLDDFERTVIDDSRLAGRPAEIFVGKMFKMEIWETLLMSMRVDEVAEFWCDAVHTGLYPIVSKGMRLIAQGKDPLEGQRHMCGMGNVFHYHSTGFPELDELMRTPQPLIFIMELLQVGDPMSYHRESWMMEKDEKLQMVPILHMQGNALVKQGRFRDAASKYKEAVLLLKTVQSKEMPGDVDYINLGRMIIPLELNYCQCMMELEEYYETIEHTTELLEKHKDCVKGYYKRAKAHAAVWNEKEARRDFNMVSHLDVTLASLVHRELKNLSERMKEKYWEEKDQYWNMLETKEGKNEEEEEKKGYEEEEEKEREDKKQDDGESGTTESKDVGQRGEPKGELGGDESPGKIQPDEGAGDEEETSSSEGKDWQQMLRLVMMLQNEGNFLVKQSQFQEAGEKFKEAIEYVDILQNKVDRRGEDLESLEKVRLPLTLNLSQCMLELKEHQRVVELTNKLLKKHKGNFKAVYQRAQAHAALCNEDKARRDFETVEKLDPSFKPFVRLELKKLCERVRSMHASQNKTYWDTMQEKWGPSGSQSNRAASEKNVKFAPKATEENAEVDKTAEERESSEKPAPAETEGGDDAETEKSPDVKAERRNKELDSGRVRDEELDNENIESAVDHEYGQGAADNRAPDKDSDPAATSTGGDNVVSRRSSCDKGGKKVKCQSSAEASPSETSQGNKATSDKTGNACTQSE is encoded by the exons ATGGAAGAGACCTACCTTTCCAACCACCcaggagtgaagaagaagattcTGGCTGGAGGCAAAGGGCCGCTGCCACACTTTCCACCTGGGACCAAG CTGGTGTTCCACTTCCAGACGCTGTTGGACGACTTTGAGCGGACGGTCATCGATGACAGTCGACTGGCCGGCAGGCCCGCTGAGATCTTTGTGGGAAAGATGTTCAAGATGGAGATCTGGGAGACCCTGCTGATGTCCATGAGGGTTGACGAGGTGGCGGAGTTCTGGTGCGATGCCGTT cACACAGGGCTGTATCCGATTGTGTCTAAGGGAATGAGGCTGATCGCTCAAGGGAAAGATCCCCTGGAGGGCCAGAGACACATGTGTGGCATGGGGAACGTGTTCCACTATCACTCCACTGGTTTCCCAGAGCTGGATGAGCTGATGAGAACCCCTCAACCACTTATATTTAtcatggagctgctgcag GTCGGAGACCCCATGTCCTACCACCGAGAGTCGTGGATGATGGAAAAGGACGAGAAGCTGCAGATGGTGCCAATTCTCCACATGCAGGGCAACGCGCTGGTCAAGCAGGGACGATTCCGGGACGCTGCCAGCAAGTACAAAGAggcggtgctgctgctgaaaaccGTCCAGTCCAAA GAGATGCCGGGCGATGTAGACTACATTAACTTGGGTCGAATGATTATCCCTCTGGAGCTGAACTACTGCCAGTGTatgatggagctggaggagtATTACGAGACGATCGAGCACACCACcgagctgctggagaaacaCAAAG ACTGTGTGAAGGGCTACTACAAGAGAGCCAAGGCCCACGCTGCCGTGTGGAACGAGAAGGAGGCTCGCAGAGACTTCAACATGGTGTCCCACCTCGACGTCACGCTGGCGTCTCTGGTCCACAGGGAGCTGAAGAACCTGTCGGAGCGCATGAAGGAGAAGTACTGGGAGGAGAAGGATCAGTACTGGAACATGCTGGAGACAAAGGAGGGCAaaaatgaagaggaggaggagaaaaaggggtatgaggaggaggaagaaaaggagagggaaGACAAGAAGCAAGATGATGGTGAAAGTGGGACCACAGAGAGTAAAGATGTCGGACAACGTGGAGAACCAAAAGGTGAACTGGGAGGAGATGAAAGCCCAGGGAAGATTCAACCGGATGAGGGTGCAggtgacgaggaggagacgagctCCTCCGAGGGTAAAGACTGGCAGCAGATGCTCCGACTCGTCATGATGCTGCAGAACGAAGGAAACTTCCTTGTGAAACAAAGCCAGTTCCAGGAGGCCGGTGAGAAGTTCAAGGAGGCCATAGAATACGTGGACATCCTTCAGAATAAG GTGGATCGACGGGGCGAGGACCTGGAGTCACTGGAGAAAGTGCGTCTGCCCCTGACGCTCAACCTCAGCCAGTGCATGCTGGAGCTGAAAGAGCACCAGCGAGTGGTGGAGCTCACCAACAAGCTGCTGAAGAAGCACAAAG GTAACTTTAAGGCGGTGTACCAACGGGCTCAGGCGCACGCCGCTCTGTGCAATGAGGACAAAGCTCGAAGGGACTTTGAGACGGTCGAGAAGTTGGACCCGAGCTTCAAACCCTTTGTCCGCCTGGAGCTGAAAAAGCTGTGTGAGCGCGTCCGCTCCATGCACGCCAGCCAGAACAAGACTTACTGGGACACGATGCAGGAGAAGTGGGGGCCTAGTGGAAGCCAGAGCAACAGAGCGGCAAGCGAGAAGAACGTCAAATTTGCACCGAAAGCCACAGAAGAAAACGCTGAAGTAGATAAGACGGCAGAAGAGAGGGAAAGCTCAGAGAAACCCGCCCCTGCCGAGACGGAGGGAGGGGATGATGCAGAAACGGAGAAAAGCCCAGATGTGAAAGCAGAGCGGCGTAATAAAGAGCTAGATAGTGGGAGAGTGAGGGACGAGGAGTTAGATAATGAAAATATAGAGAGTGCTGTGGATCACGAGTATGGCCAGGGTGCGGCAGATAATCGAGCCCCAGATAAAGACAGTGATCCTGCGGCCACCAGCACAGGCGGAGATAATGTAGTGAGCAGGAGATCATCGTGTGATAAGGGCGGAAAGAAGGTCAAATGCCAATCAAGTGCCGAAGCGAGCCCAAGCGAAACAAGCCAAGGGAACAAAGCCACCAGTGATAAGACAGGAAACGCTTGCACTCAATCAGAGTAG
- the taf7 gene encoding transcription initiation factor TFIID subunit 7 produces MTSKLKVGKVGSKSKNKEDAPYELESQFVLRLPSEYASTVRRIAQSGSMNIKDRLTIELHPDGRHGIVRVDRVPLACKLVDLPCMIESLKTVDKKTFYKTADVCQMLVCTLDGDLYPPLEEPTGTDPKSKKKDKDKDKKFVWNHGITCPLKNTRKRRFRKTAKKKYIESPDVEKEVKRLLSTDADAVSVRWEIIAEDESKEPEQQGSLANLDSSPGTSGHKMGHGSSAQRDELREIFNDISSSSEDEEDEGDRHEDEDLNIMDTEDDLVRQLQDKLNESDSAQHESDRNNQIVMEFQVQINSIKAKLQDTRARKKQQQELIMKVENQALKNRFKALFNEIILQEEREMEQLASLQEQLDSLIEK; encoded by the exons ATGACGTCTAAACTGAAAG TCGGGAAGGTCGGCTCCAAGAGCAAGAACAAGGAGGATGCTCCGTATGAACTGGAGAGCCAGTTTGTCCTGCGGCTGCCCTCG GAGTATGCTTCAACAGTCAGAAGGATTGCACAGTCAGGCAGTATGAACATAAAGGACAGACTCACCATTGAGTTGCACC ctGATGGTCGTCATGGCATAGTGAGAGTGGACCGCGTCCCTTTGGCCTGCAAACTGGTGGATCTGCCTTGTATGATTGAGTCTCTGAAAACTGTGGACAagaagacattttacaaaactgCTGATGTCTGTCAG ATGCTGGTATGTACACTAGATGGAGACCTTTACCCTCCCTTAGAAGAGCCGACTGGCACCGACCCAAAGAGcaagaaaaaggacaaagacaAGGACAAGAAATTTGTTTGGAACCACGGCA tcACCTGCCCTCTGAAGAACACGCGCAAGAGAAGATTTCGGAAGACAgcgaaaaaaaag TATATTGAATCTCCTGATGTGgaaaaggaggtgaagagatTGCTGAGCACAGACGCTGATGCCGTCAGTGTCC GATGGGAAATAATAGCGGAAGATGAGTCCAAGGAGCCGGAACAGCAGGGCTCTCTGGCAAACCTGGACTCCTCACCTGGCACCTCAGGACACAAGATGGGTCATGGATCCTCTG CCCAGCGTGACGAACTGAGAGAAATCTTCAACGACATCAGCAGCTCcagtgaggacgaggaggatgaaggggaCCGACACGAGGACGAGGACCTGAACATCATGGACACGGAGGATGATCTGGTCCGACAGCTCCAAGACAAACTCAACGAGTCGGATTCCGCTCAGCATGAGAGTGACAGAAACAACCAGATAG TTATGGAGTTTCAGGTGCAGATCAACAGCATCAAGGCCAAGCTTCAGGATACTCGCGCCCGGAAGAAACAGCAACAGGAGCTCATCATGAAAGTGGAAAACCAGGCTCTCAAA AACCGTTTCAAGGCCTTGTTCAATGAGATTATTCTGCAGGAGGAGCGGGAGATGGAGCAG CTGGCCTCactgcaggagcagctggacTCACTGATCGAGAagtga